One region of Streptomyces capillispiralis genomic DNA includes:
- a CDS encoding antitoxin, with translation MGILDKFKSNKAARDKAKQASDAAERKMNERTGGKYEERIDTGQQQAERRLGMDRDRPDQP, from the coding sequence ATGGGCATCCTCGACAAGTTCAAGAGCAACAAGGCGGCGCGTGACAAGGCCAAGCAGGCTTCGGACGCGGCGGAACGGAAAATGAACGAGAGGACCGGCGGCAAGTACGAGGAACGGATCGACACCGGGCAGCAGCAGGCCGAACGCCGGCTCGGCATGGACCGCGATCGTCCCGACCAGCCGTAA
- a CDS encoding HNH endonuclease family protein, translated as MTRYMGWGAGIRRTGPVVIAAVALLAGCEAVPDVDSPAGGGGGGAAADGRAVSPLANPDGTRPGLAPVTGETDRAAAVDLIGKVATKGRGPRTGYDRDEFGYAWKDTADGVPLARNGCDTRNDLLRRDGQKLRFRSGSDCVVVAMTLADPYTGKTIEWRKQQAADVQIDHVVPLSYSWQMGASRWAEEKRERLANDTLNLIPVEGRANSAKGDSGPASWLPPDKGIRCAYAVRFAQVALKYEMPVTAADKAMMAKQCGG; from the coding sequence GTGACGCGGTACATGGGGTGGGGCGCAGGGATCCGGCGTACGGGGCCGGTGGTGATCGCGGCGGTGGCTCTCCTCGCCGGCTGTGAGGCGGTCCCGGACGTGGACTCCCCGGCGGGAGGTGGAGGCGGGGGCGCCGCCGCGGACGGGCGGGCCGTCAGTCCGCTGGCCAACCCCGACGGCACCCGGCCGGGCCTCGCACCCGTGACCGGCGAGACGGACCGGGCCGCGGCCGTCGACCTCATCGGGAAGGTGGCGACCAAGGGCCGCGGACCGCGCACGGGCTACGACCGGGACGAGTTCGGCTACGCCTGGAAGGACACGGCCGACGGGGTCCCCCTGGCGAGGAACGGCTGCGACACCCGTAACGACCTTCTGCGGCGCGACGGTCAGAAGCTCCGCTTCCGGTCCGGGTCCGACTGTGTGGTGGTCGCCATGACCCTGGCCGATCCCTACACCGGGAAGACGATCGAGTGGCGCAAGCAGCAGGCCGCCGACGTGCAGATAGACCATGTCGTCCCGCTCTCCTACAGCTGGCAGATGGGTGCCTCGCGCTGGGCGGAGGAGAAGCGGGAGCGGCTGGCGAACGACACGCTCAACCTGATCCCGGTCGAGGGCCGGGCCAACTCGGCCAAGGGGGACTCCGGGCCCGCGTCCTGGCTCCCCCCGGACAAGGGCATACGGTGCGCGTACGCGGTCCGCTTCGCCCAGGTCGCCCTCAAGTACGAGATGCCCGTGACCGCGGCGGACAAGGCGATGATGGCGAAGCAGTGCGGGGGCTGA